One Pseudomonas sp. C27(2019) DNA window includes the following coding sequences:
- a CDS encoding ABC transporter permease, with amino-acid sequence MSQIWNVARKELSDGLRNRWMLAISLVFALLAVGIAWFGAAASGQIGFTSIPATIASLASLATFLMPLIALLLAYDAIVGEDEGGTLMLLLTYPISRGQILLGKFVGHGMILGLATLIGFGCAALAIAVLVPEVELGMLLWAFTRFIVSSTLLGLVFLALAYVLSSRATEKSSAAGLALGLWFLFVLVFDLALLAVLVISEGSFNPDALPWLLLLNPADIYRLINLAGFESTSSTVGVMALAGDLPMSSLALWGCLVAWVGASLALAHWMFARRTA; translated from the coding sequence ATGAGTCAGATTTGGAATGTTGCCCGTAAAGAGTTAAGTGATGGTTTACGCAACCGCTGGATGCTTGCGATTAGTTTGGTTTTTGCATTATTGGCGGTGGGTATTGCATGGTTTGGTGCCGCAGCATCTGGGCAGATTGGTTTTACCTCGATCCCAGCAACCATTGCCAGCTTGGCCAGCTTAGCGACCTTTTTAATGCCGTTAATTGCTTTGTTACTGGCTTACGATGCGATTGTTGGTGAGGATGAAGGTGGTACTTTAATGTTGCTGTTGACCTATCCCATCAGTCGCGGGCAGATTTTGCTGGGCAAGTTTGTCGGGCATGGCATGATTTTAGGTTTAGCAACCTTAATTGGTTTTGGCTGTGCAGCCTTAGCCATCGCAGTATTGGTGCCTGAAGTCGAGCTGGGTATGCTGCTCTGGGCCTTTACCCGCTTTATTGTTTCTTCAACGCTGTTGGGCTTGGTGTTTTTAGCGTTGGCCTATGTATTGAGCAGTCGCGCCACTGAAAAATCCAGTGCAGCCGGTTTAGCATTAGGGCTTTGGTTCTTATTTGTCCTAGTGTTTGATTTAGCGCTGCTGGCTGTCTTAGTGATCAGCGAGGGTAGCTTTAATCCTGATGCATTACCCTGGTTGCTATTGCTCAATCCTGCAGATATTTATCGTTTGATCAATCTGGCGGGCTTTGAATCAACTTCAAGTACTGTAGGTGTGATGGCCTTAGCCGGAGATTTGCCGATGAGCAGTCTCGCGCTTTGGGGGTGTTTAGTGGCTTGGGTCGGTGCTTCATTAGCGTTGGCGCACTGGATGTTTGCTCGGCGAACAGCCTAA
- the nosZ gene encoding TAT-dependent nitrous-oxide reductase codes for MSEKKTTTESEKTGLSRRGFLGATAVTGATLAGATAIGSSVMSRETWAAAVKEAKNKAHVGPGELDDYYCFLSGGHQGEVRVLGLPSMRELMRIPVFNMDSAVGWGITNESKAVLGESAKFLNGDCHHPHISMTDGSYDGKYLFINDKANTRVARIRLDIMKCDKITTIPNVQAIHGLRLQKVPHTKYVFCNAEFIIPHPNDGTNLDNLDAAEKYTMYNALDAETMEVAWQVMVDGNLDNTDMCYTGKYAAATCYNSEGATDLAGMMRNERDWVTIFNIPRIEEEIKAGRFITLGDSKVPVVDGRKKDGKNARVTRYVPVPKNPHGLNTSPDGKYFIANGKLSPTCSMIAIDMLDDLFNDKFADEREVVVGEPELGLGPLHTTFDGRGNAYTTLFIDSQVVKWNMAEAVRHYNGEDVNYIKQKLDVHYQPGHNHASLTETKDADGKWLLVLSKFSKDRFLPAGPLHPENDQLIDISGDVMEIVHDGPSYAEPHDAIMARRDQIKTKKIWDRDDPYFAATVARAKEDGITLETDNKIIRDGNKVRVYMTSIAPSFGMSEFTVNQGDEVTVTVTNLDMIEDVTHGFCMVNHGVSMEISPQQTSSVTFTADKPGVFWYYCNWFCHALHMEMVGRMLVKPA; via the coding sequence ATGAGCGAAAAAAAAACGACAACTGAGAGTGAAAAAACTGGCTTAAGTCGGCGCGGATTTCTTGGCGCCACAGCCGTTACTGGTGCAACTTTAGCCGGCGCGACAGCGATCGGCTCTTCTGTAATGAGCCGTGAAACTTGGGCGGCTGCAGTTAAAGAAGCAAAAAACAAAGCCCATGTTGGCCCAGGTGAGCTGGATGATTACTACTGCTTTTTAAGTGGTGGTCACCAAGGTGAAGTGCGTGTGCTGGGTCTGCCATCCATGCGCGAATTAATGCGTATTCCTGTTTTTAATATGGACAGTGCTGTTGGTTGGGGTATTACCAACGAAAGTAAGGCCGTATTGGGTGAAAGCGCGAAGTTCTTGAATGGTGACTGTCACCACCCGCACATTTCAATGACCGATGGCAGTTACGACGGTAAGTATCTGTTCATCAACGATAAAGCCAACACCCGTGTTGCGCGGATTCGTTTAGATATTATGAAGTGCGATAAAATCACCACTATTCCAAACGTACAAGCCATTCACGGTTTGCGCTTACAGAAAGTGCCACATACCAAGTATGTATTCTGCAACGCTGAGTTTATTATTCCTCACCCAAATGATGGTACTAACCTCGACAACCTTGATGCTGCAGAAAAGTACACCATGTACAACGCCCTCGATGCGGAAACCATGGAAGTGGCATGGCAGGTGATGGTTGATGGTAACCTCGATAACACCGATATGTGCTACACCGGCAAATATGCAGCGGCAACCTGCTATAACTCAGAAGGTGCGACTGATCTGGCTGGAATGATGCGTAATGAGCGCGATTGGGTCACTATCTTTAACATTCCGCGTATTGAAGAAGAAATCAAAGCAGGCCGCTTTATCACCTTGGGCGATTCTAAAGTGCCGGTGGTTGATGGCCGTAAAAAAGACGGTAAAAACGCACGCGTGACCCGTTATGTGCCAGTTCCAAAAAACCCGCACGGCCTGAATACTTCACCAGATGGTAAGTACTTCATTGCCAACGGTAAGCTGTCGCCGACGTGCTCAATGATTGCCATTGATATGCTTGATGACTTATTTAATGATAAGTTTGCTGATGAGCGTGAAGTGGTTGTTGGTGAGCCAGAATTGGGTCTAGGCCCATTGCACACCACCTTTGATGGCCGCGGTAATGCCTACACTACGCTGTTTATTGACAGCCAAGTAGTGAAGTGGAACATGGCAGAAGCGGTTCGCCACTACAATGGCGAAGATGTGAACTACATCAAACAAAAGCTTGATGTGCACTATCAGCCAGGCCATAACCACGCATCCTTAACTGAAACAAAAGATGCAGACGGCAAATGGTTGTTGGTGTTGAGCAAGTTCTCAAAAGACCGCTTCTTACCAGCAGGTCCACTGCACCCTGAAAACGATCAGTTGATTGATATTTCTGGTGATGTAATGGAAATCGTGCATGATGGCCCATCCTATGCTGAGCCGCATGATGCAATTATGGCGCGTCGTGACCAGATCAAAACCAAGAAGATTTGGGACCGCGATGATCCGTACTTTGCTGCAACCGTGGCGCGCGCCAAAGAAGATGGCATCACGCTAGAGACTGATAACAAAATCATCCGTGATGGTAATAAAGTGCGTGTTTACATGACCTCTATTGCTCCATCGTTTGGTATGAGCGAGTTTACAGTGAATCAAGGTGATGAAGTCACTGTGACAGTGACCAACCTGGATATGATTGAAGACGTGACCCATGGTTTCTGTATGGTTAACCACGGTGTCAGTATGGAAATCAGCCCGCAGCAAACCTCGTCAGTAACCTTTACTGCAGATAAACCAGGTGTATTCTGGTACTACTGCAACTGGTTCTGCCACGCCCTGCACATGGAAATGGTTGGACGTATGCTAGTCAAACCTGCATAA
- a CDS encoding ABC transporter ATP-binding protein — protein sequence MNAVELHNVYQQYGTMAVLDNISLTLGEGEVLGLFGHNGAGKTTTVRLILGLLKATSGEVRVLGGTPGDSDIRRKIGFLPENMTFYPQLTGRETLLHFARLKGAAVQQVDDLLEQVGLTAASTKRVKTYSKGMRQRLGLAQAILGRPRLLLLDEPTVGLDPIATQELYQLIGRLRDDGTSIVICSHVLPGVEPYIDRAAVLALGHLEAIGTLHELRAQAQLPVRIRAAGLSIEQLTGADVQSVRALHGAWHELLVAPADKLAIVQRILNLQPHDIEVQPPSLEDLYCYYTGKAGALGVAGVQQ from the coding sequence ATGAATGCTGTAGAACTGCACAATGTGTATCAGCAGTACGGCACTATGGCTGTACTGGATAATATTAGTTTGACCCTTGGCGAAGGCGAAGTGTTGGGTTTATTTGGCCACAACGGTGCCGGTAAAACCACCACAGTGCGTCTGATTCTAGGCTTATTAAAAGCCACGAGCGGTGAGGTTCGTGTCCTCGGTGGCACTCCGGGTGACAGCGATATTCGGCGCAAAATTGGTTTTTTACCTGAAAACATGACGTTTTACCCGCAGTTGACAGGGCGTGAAACCCTGCTGCACTTTGCGCGCCTCAAAGGTGCTGCGGTGCAACAGGTGGATGATTTACTTGAGCAAGTAGGTCTAACAGCGGCGAGCACGAAACGGGTGAAAACCTACTCTAAAGGTATGCGTCAGCGCCTTGGTTTAGCACAAGCTATTTTGGGGCGTCCGCGTTTGTTGTTGCTGGATGAACCCACTGTCGGCTTGGATCCGATTGCGACCCAAGAGCTGTATCAGTTGATTGGCCGTTTGCGAGATGACGGCACCAGCATTGTGATTTGCTCGCATGTGCTGCCGGGTGTCGAGCCTTATATTGATCGTGCTGCGGTCTTAGCCTTAGGGCATTTAGAGGCGATTGGCACCTTGCATGAGTTGCGTGCTCAAGCGCAGTTGCCAGTGCGCATTCGTGCCGCAGGCCTGAGCATAGAGCAGCTGACTGGCGCAGATGTACAGTCCGTTCGGGCTTTGCATGGTGCTTGGCATGAACTGCTGGTTGCGCCGGCAGATAAATTGGCGATTGTGCAGCGCATTCTAAATTTACAACCACACGATATCGAAGTGCAGCCGCCTTCTTTAGAAGACTTGTATTGCTATTACACCGGAAAAGCCGGTGCCTTGGGTGTTGCAGGAGTTCAGCAATGA
- a CDS encoding nitrous oxide reductase family maturation protein NosD codes for MRMLGAMIRGVMYSAALLLVMPVYAAEEVPDALKDVQLHEIQAAPDADLELQSITDLPLEQVSETHWRLPAGVYVGHYVVDKTMTLECASDAYLRANGTGNALNIRAPDVTVTGCDISEWGNNLTQMDAGIFVERTATNVKIENNFIHGQGFGVWVDATHNVSIANNKVQGDLALRNQDRGNGIHLFAVRFANISDNEIWHTRDGIYIEAANDNIIHNNHMRDLRYGVHYMFSNRNEVTNNSTLRTRTGYALMQSRQLTVIGNSSDHDQNYGILLNYITYSTLKNNVVTAVQPGSGDGVHISGAEGKALFIYNSLFNTLAGNHFEHSALGIHLTAGSEDNRIYHNSFLGNQQQVKYVAIRYQEWSHEGKGNYWSDYLGWDRNSDGVGDVPYEPNDNVDRLLWTYPQVRLLMHSPSIELLRLVQRAFPVVKYPGVQDSFPLMRPLTTATPTSSGLSE; via the coding sequence ATGAGAATGCTGGGAGCGATGATTCGCGGAGTAATGTACAGTGCCGCGCTGCTTTTAGTGATGCCTGTATACGCAGCAGAAGAAGTGCCGGACGCATTAAAAGATGTGCAGTTGCACGAAATACAAGCCGCACCAGACGCGGACTTAGAATTACAATCCATCACTGATTTACCCTTAGAGCAGGTTTCAGAGACGCATTGGCGTTTACCTGCGGGTGTCTATGTTGGTCACTATGTGGTTGATAAAACAATGACGCTTGAGTGCGCATCAGATGCTTATTTACGCGCTAATGGCACGGGTAATGCTCTGAATATTCGTGCGCCGGACGTCACCGTAACAGGCTGTGATATCAGTGAGTGGGGCAATAATCTAACACAAATGGATGCCGGTATTTTTGTCGAGCGTACCGCTACCAATGTGAAGATTGAAAATAACTTTATTCATGGCCAAGGCTTTGGTGTGTGGGTTGACGCCACGCACAATGTCAGCATTGCTAATAATAAAGTTCAAGGTGACCTTGCCTTGCGCAACCAAGATCGCGGCAACGGTATTCATCTGTTTGCTGTGCGTTTTGCCAATATTAGCGATAATGAAATCTGGCACACGCGTGACGGCATTTATATTGAAGCGGCCAATGACAATATAATCCATAACAATCACATGCGTGATTTACGTTATGGTGTGCACTATATGTTTTCCAATCGCAATGAAGTAACCAACAACAGCACTTTGCGCACCCGTACCGGCTATGCACTGATGCAAAGTCGTCAGCTTACCGTGATTGGTAATAGCTCTGATCATGATCAGAATTACGGTATTTTGTTGAATTACATCACCTATTCGACACTGAAAAATAACGTGGTCACCGCAGTTCAGCCCGGTTCTGGTGATGGCGTACACATCAGTGGTGCGGAAGGCAAAGCGTTGTTTATCTATAACTCGCTGTTTAACACCCTAGCGGGTAACCATTTTGAACACAGTGCGCTGGGTATCCACTTGACTGCGGGCTCAGAAGATAATCGTATTTACCACAATTCTTTCCTTGGCAATCAGCAGCAAGTTAAGTATGTCGCCATTCGTTATCAGGAGTGGTCGCATGAAGGTAAGGGCAACTATTGGAGCGACTATCTGGGCTGGGATCGCAACAGTGATGGTGTCGGTGATGTGCCTTATGAACCGAACGATAATGTCGATCGTTTATTGTGGACATATCCGCAAGTGCGCTTATTAATGCACAGCCCCAGTATTGAGTTATTGCGTTTAGTCCAGCGCGCTTTTCCAGTGGTTAAATACCCAGGTGTACAAGACAGCTTTCCGCTTATGCGGCCGCTGACGACCGCTACTCCTACTTCATCAGGATTATCAGAATGA